The DNA sequence GCGCCCTGGAAGCGGCCATGGTCGGCCGCACCACACTGGTCATCGCGCACCGCCTGGCCACGGTGCAGCGCGCCGACCGCATCATCGTGCTGGAGCATGGCCGCATCGTCGAGACCGGTACCCATGCCGAACTGGTGGCGCGCAATGGCCTCTATGCGGGTCTGGCTGCCTTGCAGTTCGAGACCCAGTAAGCGCTCACCCGGGTGAGCGCCGACACGCTGGCCGGAAATCCCCTAGACTGCGCATCTCGGCATCACGCGATGCCACTGACATGACAGGAGTTCTTGGATGAGCAGTCAATTGTTTTCGCCGCTGACGCTACGCGGCCTCACCTTGCCCAACCGCATCGCGGTCTCGCCGATGTGCCAATACTCGGCCACGGATGGATTGGCCAACGACTGGCACCTGGTGCACCTGGGCAGCCGCGCCGTGGGCGGGGCCGGGCTGGTGCTCGCCGAAGCCACGGCAGTGCTGCCGGAAGGTCGCATCAGCAGCGCCGACCTGGGCCTCTGGAAGGATGAGCACATTGCGCCCCTGCGCCGCATCACCCGCTTCATCGAACAGCAAGGCGCGGTGCCCGGCGTCCAGTTGGCCCACGCCGGGCGCAAGGCCAGCGTCCTGCGGCCCTGGGTTGGCCCGGCGGCCAGCGTGCCGCCGGCTGACGGTGGCTGGGTGCCGCAGGCGCCCTCGGCGCTGGCCTTCGACACCACCTATACCCAACCCACCGCCTTGACGGTGCAGGACATCGAAGGCCTGGTGCAAGCCTTTGCCAAGGCCGCCCAGCGCGCCCTGGCAGCCGGCTTCAAGGTGATCGAACTGCATGGCGCGCATGGCTACCTGGGCCACCAGTTCCTCTCGCCCTTGAGCAATAAGCGCGATGACCAATATGGCGGCAGCTTCGAGAACCGCATCCGCTTCCTGCTGGAAACGGTGCGCGCCACCCGGGCCGTGTGGCCGGACGAACTGCCGCTGTTGGTGCGCCTGTCGGCCACCGACTGGGCCGAGGGCGGCTGGACACCGGAAGAAACGGTAGCCCTGTCGATCCGCCTGCGCGAACTGGGGGTGGACCTGGTGGATGTCTCCACCGGCGGCAACCTGCCGGCTGCTGCCATTCCCGTGGGGCCCGGCTACCAGACCGGCTTTGCCGCGCAGGTCAAGGCCCAGGCCGGCATTGCCACCGGCACGGTGGGCATGATTACCGATGCCATCCAGGCCGAGCACGTGCTGCGCACCGGCCAGGCCGACCTGGTGCTGCTGGCGCGCGAGTTGCTGCGCGACCCGTACTGGCCCATGCACGCGGCCCAGCAATTGCGCCATGAGATGGCCTGGCCACCGCAGTATGTGCGGGCCGCATCGAGCAAGACGCCATTGCGACCGGAGGTGGACTACGGCGCCAGCCAAACCTAACGCAAGCAGTCAAAAAACAAAATGCCGCTCGGCGTCATGCAGAGCGGCATTTCTTTTGCCCAGGGAAAACAAACGATCAGCCCGGACGACGCTTGTGGCGGATGTACTCGATGATGCCCGGCAGGATCGACACGATCACGATGGCCACGATCAGCAGACTCAGGTTCTGCTTGACCACCGGCAGGTTGCCGAAGAAGTAGCCGGCGTAGGAGAAGCTGGCCACCCAAGCGATGCCGCCGATGACGTTGTAGAAGAAGAAGCGCGGATAGGTCATCGCGCCCACGCCTGCGACAAACGGTGCGAAGGTGCGCACGATGGGGGCGAAGCGGGCAATGATGATGGCCTTGCCACCGTGCTTTTCGAAGAAGGCATGGGTCTTCTCCAGATATTGCTTCTTGAAGATGCGTGAATTGGGCTTGTCGAAGACCTTGATGCCCAGCATCTTGCCGATCTGGTAGTTGGTACTGTCGCCCAGGATGGCGGCCACGATCAGGGTCAACACCATCAGGTGGATGTCGTAGGCACCGGTAGCCGCCAGTGCGCCGGTGACGAACAGCAACGAGTCCCCCGGCAGGATGGGCGTGACCACCAGGCCGGTTTCACAAAAGATGATCAGGAACAGGATCAGGAACAACCAGGGTCCGTAGGAAACGGCCAGCTCGGCCAGGTGGCGGTCGATGTGGACGATGAAATCGACCAGGAACAGAAGGATATCCATAAAACCTGAAAATGAAGGAAAGCGCTCATTGTACCAACTGCTTACCGGTCGCCAATGGCTATTCATGCCATCCCGGAAAGCCGGGCCGCCGTCAGGTTTGCAAGGAGCACCCTGACCCAATCTTGCGTTTCTTTACCGGCCTCTACCCACAAGTTGTCGCACGGCATTCCGATATCTGATGCAAGCGGTGGCGCTGCCCCGCGAGCGTTTTTTCCCCTGATGCCTTGCCTGCCCTTGGAGCCGATCATGAAACACACACTGTTGAGCCTGCTGGACAAGACCCTGGATGCCCTGCCGCTGACGGGCGCGGCCATCGGCATGACGCTGCTGGCCTGCATCTTCTCGGACGTCTTGCACGATCTCCTGTTGCGCGCCGATATGGATCTGCTGGCCGCCGCCGTGGCCCTGCTACCACTGTCGGCGGTCCTGCTGGCCTTCGGCTTGAGTATGCGGGAGCAGCCGCGCAAGCCGCCGCGCCGCCTGCGGCAGCGGGAACTGGCTCGGCGCCAGGCGCTGCTGCGCGCCACCTACGATCTGGATGAGCATCCCTGAAGCGCGTCTGCGGCCAAGACGGCTGCCTTATTCGGGCAAGCCGTCGCCGGCCAGGATCATCTCGGCCGCGCTCAGCAGGTCGCCTTCCAGCCCGGCGCGGGCCTTCTTTGGCGAACCTTCGCGCAGCCCCTCCAGCAAACGCGCGTGATGGACCAGCGCCGGCGCTTCGGCCAGGCGCCGGGAGCCGGCGCGCAGGTCAAGATTGATCACCGGCCCAACCTGCAGCCACAACCCGGCGATCAGGTCCACCAGGGTCGGCATTCCAGAACCCTGGTAGGCAGCGAAATGCAATTGCTTGTTCAGGCGGATGACCAGATCCACATTGGGTTTCTTGCGCTTCATCTCGACCGACAGGTCTTCATGCAGACGCGCCACTTCCTCCAGTGCGGCCGCATCGATATGTCTGGCGGCATGTTCGGCGGCCAAGCCCTCCAGCGCCAATCTGATCTTCAGCAATTCACGGAACTTGCCCTTGGTCATGAGAGGCACCCGCATGGCGCGGTTGGGCAGGATCTCCAATGCCCCTTCGGCGGCCAGCTGGCGCACCGCTTCGCGCACCGGCATGGGACTGGTGCCCAGGGCATCGGACAAACCCTTGAGGGTCAGCTTCTGGCCGGGACGCACCTGCCCGGCCTGGATCAATTCGCATAGATCCTGATACACCCGCTCGGACAAGGTCGCATGTTGGATCTTGCGCACGGTGGAAAGGTCAGCGATGAGGGTTGGGTCCATGGCGAGGCGTGAAGAATTTTGCGGATTATATCGGAGCACAGCATGACGGTGCGCCCTATCGTCAGCAATGACAAGTTGACGCCCTCGATTCTATCGAATACATTTGATCACATGTCAAATAAATGACATCAGCAGACCTCAGTAGACATTAACGGATCGGCGCGACGCCGGGCATATCGGCCCGGCGCGCAGCAGTGACGGCCTCTCAGGAGACTAGCTTCATCAGCCCCCCGCCCGCATTGCGCGGACCCGCGGGCGGCACCTGCCACGCCGCCTTTTCGCCTTCCCGGACCGTGCCACACGCCTGCTGCCACAGGTGGCCCCCGCCACCCTGCTCGACCATACAAAGCAGTTCCCGAGGAGACACCGGCCCCGCCGGATATTGAGGAGAATCGCACCATGCAGCAAGACCCGCGCACGTCCGGCAAGATCACCACCAGTCCCACCGATCCGACCGATCCAACCCATCCGCGCTCAGCGCGCCGTCGGCGCCTCCTCAGCGCCGCCGCCGGTGCTGCCGTGCTGGGTTTCCCGGCCATCGTCCGGGCCCAGTCCGACAAGATCATCATCGGCCACCTCACGCCACGTACCGGCTTTCTCGGCCCCATGGGCGAATACGCGGTGATGAGCATCAACCTGGCCGTGGAAGAACAGAACAAGGCCGGCGGCCTGCTGGGCCGCCAGTTGACCCTGCTCTCGGAAGATTCGGTCAATCCGCCCACCGCCTCCACCAAGGCGCAACGCCTGCTCGAGCGGGATGGCGCCGCGCTGCTGATCGGCGAGATTTCCTCGGCCTCGGCACTGGGCATCGCCCAGGTGGCCCAGCGCAACAAGAAGCTGTTCATGAACACCGGCTGCAATTCCGACGAATTGCGCGGCAAGAGCTGCAACAAGTTCATGTTCCACATCGAGGCCGCCAACTCCACCTACGTGAAAGCCTGCGGCCAGCAGCTCCTGCACAATGGCCTGATCAAGGGCAAGAAGCTCTATGCCCTCACCGCCGACTACGCCTTCGGCCACGACCTCTTGCGTACCGCCAAGACCTTCGTGGCGGCCAATGGCGGCACCATCGCCAATGACGAGCTGGTGCCCACCGACGCCACCGACTTCAGCCCCTACCTGCTCAAGATCCGCCAGGCCAAACCCGACCTGGTCATCTCCAATCTGGCGGGCAACCAAATCACCAACTTCATCAAGCAATATGCCGAGTTCGGTCTGCCCTTCCCGATCGCCGGTTTCGGCTTTGACACCGTGGCCGCCTGGGGTGCCGGTGCCGACAACTTCGCCGGTACCTGGCCCACCACCTGGCACCACGATGTGGACGCGCCCTCGGCCAAGGCTTTCGTGAGCGCCTTCGTCAAGAAGTACGGCAAGCCGCCCGAGAACCAGGCCTGGGGCGAATACGTGGGATTTCGTTCGATTGCCCAGGCCATTGCCGAGACAAAGTCGCTGGACACCATGAAGCTGATCGAGTATTTCGAGAAGGGCGCGCAGATCGACATCCTCAAGGGCCGCAAAGGCTACTACCGCGACTGGGACCATCAACTGATGCAGGAGATGTACACGCTCTCGCCCAAACCCAAGGGCCGCGCCAAGGATCAGTGGGACTTCCTGCAACTGGGTGTGCCGGTGCCGGGACCGAACCTGCCGCTGGAGTCGATTGCGCCGACCCCGCAGGAAAACGCCTGCAAATTCACCTGACGCGCTCGCTTCAAGACGCCAGGCGCGTGGCGCCCCTGCCTCACCTGCCTCACCTACCTGAGCGCGGGGCCGTCCATCGCCTCCCTTCCGACTGGCTTGCGCCGGAGCTGCAATGCAAATCGTTTTCCTGCTGGAACAAATCCTCAATGGATTGCTGGTCGGCGGTTACTACCTGCTGATCGCGCTGGGACTGTCGCTCATCTTCAGCCTGGGCGGCATCGTCAACCTGGCACACGGGGCCTTCTATGCCATCGGCGCCTACCTGGCCGTGGAGATCACCCGGCACCTGGGCTTCGCCGGCGCCGTGGTGCTCTCGCCGCTGCTGGTGGCGCTGCTGGGCATCCTGTTTGAACGCTTCCTGCTGCGCCGTTTCTACTCGGCCGATCCCATCCTGGGCCTGCTGCTGACCTTTGGCCTGTCCATGGTGGCCGAACAGGCCATCCGCATCCTGTGGGGAGCCTCGCCGCTGCCGGCCTCGATCCCGCCGGCCTTCAAGGGACAGCTCATGGTGGGCGACTTCATGTACTCGCGCTATCGCCTGCTGATGCTGGCCATCGTGCTAGCCGCGCTGACGCTGATCTGGCTGCTGCTCAACAAGACCTCCTTTGGCCGCGTGGTGCGCGCCGGCGTACAGAAACCGGACATGGTGGCGGTACTGGGCATTGGCCTGCAACCCTACATGACGGCCATCGTAATGCTGGGCGTCGGCCTGGCAGCGCTGGCCGGCGTGCTGTTTGCGCCCATCTCGGGAGTACAGCCGGCCATGGGCGCCGAGATCATGACGGCCGCCTTCGTGGTGGTGGTCATCGGCGGGCTGGGCAGCTTCTGGGGGGTAGTGCTGGCCGCGGTGCTGGTGGGGGTGGTGCGCGGCATCACCATCCAGTTCTACGCCCCCGCTGGCGAGGCCTCGATGTACCTGCTGATGTTGCTGGTCCTGATCTTCCGTCCGCGCGGCCTGCTGGGCGAGCGCATCGAACGCTTCGAATGAGGCCACTGCCATGAATCCTCTGCACAAGACATCGCAGCCCCTGTGGATCGGCGCCGCCGCCCTGATCGCCACGCCGTTGCTGCTGCCCCTGCTGGGCCTGACCACCACTTCGGCCACCGACGTGGTGATCTATGCCATCGCCGCCATGGGCCTCAATTTGCTGGTGGGCTACACCGGCCTGACCTCGTTCGGCCATGGCGCCTGGTTCGGAGTGGGCGCATATGCAGCGGCGCTGTCGCAGACCCACTGGTTCCCCGGCCAGATCGTCATGCCGTTGCTGTTCACCCTCGCCTTCATCGCCATGGCCGCACTGCTGGTGGGCTTCCTGATCCTGCGGCGACGCGGTGTGTATTTCTCGCTACTCACGCTGGCGCTATCGGCACTGACCTTCGCCGTGGCCTTCCGCTGGACCGACTTCACCGGCGGAGAATCGGGGCTGGGCGGCATCGTGCGCCCGGTGGTGGCCGGCATCGACCTGGACCGCCCCATCCCTTACCAAGTCCTGGTCAGCCTGATCGCCTTGGCTGTGCTGTTCTGCCTGCACCGGTTGATCCGCTCGCCCTTCGGCCACACCATCGTCGCCATCCGCGAAAACGAACAGCGGGCGCGCTTCCAGGGTTACGCCACCATCGTCTACAAGCTGCACATGTTCGTGATCTCGGCCACCGTCACCGGACTGGCCGGCGGACTGCTGGCCTTCCATCATCGCTTCGTCTCGGCCGAGCCGACGTCGGTGGCCTTCTCGGGAGAACTGCTGGCCATGGTGGTCATCGGCGGAATGCGCAGTTTCCTCGGCCCGGCGCTGGGCGCGCTGTTCTACATCCTGTTCCGCGAATGTCTGTCGATCTGGACCGAGAACTGGCTGCTCTGGTTCGGCCTGGCCTTCGTCGGCTTCATCCTCTTCTCGCCCACCGGGCTGGTCGGTATCTGGCGCCAGTTGCAACGTCGGCTGCGCCCGCCGGCCGAGGTCGGGGCCGCCATGAGTGCGCGTCAGATCATCGATGGCCTGCCACTGCCGGAGTTCCTGCAGCCGCCGCCGCGACCAGGCGTGGTGCTCGAAGCCAAGGACATCGAAATCCGCTTCGGCGGCATCCAGGCGGTCAGCAATGCCCAGATCGCCCTTCATGCCGGTGAAATCCACGCGCTGATCGGCCCTAACGGCGCGGGCAAGACCACCACCTTCAACCTGATCTCCGGCATGTTCGCCCCCCATGGCGGCAGCGTCCTGCTCAACGGTGAGCCTATCCATGGTCTGCCTCCCAGCGACATCTGCCAGCGCGGACTGACGCGTTCGTTCCAGATCACCAATCTCTTCAAGGGCCTGTCGATCTACGAAAACCTGCGCCTGTCGCTGCAGGCGCGTCATCCTGGGCGCTACAACATGTGGCGCGACATCGACAGCTATCCCGAGATCCACGCCGAAACCGATGCGCTGATGCGTTTCCTCGGCCTCAAAGGCATCGACGACATCCAAGGCGGTGCGCTCTCCTACGGTGGTCAACGCTTGGTGGACCTGGGCATCGCCCTGGGTTCCAAACCCCAGGTGCTGCTCATGGATGAACCGCTGGCTGGCCTGGCTGCGGCCGAGCGCGAACGCGTCTCGCGACTGGTGCAGATCATCGCCGCCAACATCCCCGTGCTCATCGTCGAGCATGACATCGACCGCGTGCTGGGCTTCTCGCACCAGGTCACGGTGATGAACCAGGGCAGCGTGCTGATGACCGGCACGCCCGAGCAGGCTCGCGCCGACCAGCGCGTGCAGGAAATCTATACCGGTCACGGCACCCCGCCGGTCACCGGGCGCAGCCAGGCCGACAGTGGCGAACGCCCGCGCTTGCTGGCCTTCGAGCAGGTCAATGCCTTCTACGGCAAGAGCCACATCCTCAACGACGCCAGCCTGGACGTGCGCCAGGGCGAGATCGTGGCGCTGCTGGGCCGCAATGGCGCCGGCAAATCCACGCTGCTCAAGACCCTCACCGGCTTGCTCAAGCCGGCTTCCGGCGCGATCCACTACCAGGGACGCGACATCGCCGGCCTGGCCGCCCCCGAGATTGCGCGCCTGGGCATCGGCTATGTACCACAAGGGCGCGGTCTGTTCGCCGGCATGACGGTGGCCGAGAACTTGGCCCTGGGGCGACTGGCCCGCAAAACCGATGGCAGCGACGGAGTGGCCTGGAGCGAAGAACAAATCCTGCATTACTTCCCGCGTCTGAAGGAACGTCTGCATACCCATGCCGACTTCCTCTCCGGCGGCGAGCAACAGATGGTGGCGGTGGCACGGGCGCTGTCGGGCAACGTCAAGCTGCTGTTGCTGGACGAGCCCTTCGAAGGCCTGGCCCCGGCCGTGGTGCAAGAACTGTTCAAGGTCTTCGACCAGCTGCGACGCGAGATCTCCATCGTCATCGTCGAGCACAACCTGGACCTGGTGCTGGCCCTGGCCGACCGCGTCTTTGCATTAGAACGCGGAGCGGTGTTCCATACCGGCCCGGCCCAGCCGCTGCTCACCGACCTGGCCTATCGCAAGCAGATCCTGTGGCTCTGAGCGACTGGCTCACCTTCCTCACTGCCCTCACTTCCCACACTTCCCCCCGCGACAAGGACAACGCACCATGGACCTGAACCTGAAAGACCAGAAAGTCATCGTCACCGCCGGCGCCCAAGGCATTGGCCTAGCCATCACGGCTGCCTTCGTCGAGGCCGGCGCGCATGTTCACATCTGCGACATCAGCGAGGACTTCCTCGCCAGCGCACGCGAGCGCTTCGGCACCGCCCCGGTCAGCTACAGCCGCACCGATGTCAGTCGCGCATCCGAGGTCGATGCCATGTTCGCCGAACTGGCCCAGCGCTGGGACGGCAGGCTGGATGTACTGGTGAACAATGCCGGCATCGCCGGCCCGACGTTGCCGGTGGAAGAGGTCGATCTGTCCGGCTGGGATCAGACCATCGCCGTCAACCTCACCGGCCCCTTCCTCTGCACTCGGCGAGCCGTGCCCATGCTGAAAAACAATGGCGGCGGCGCCATCGTCAACATCTCCTCGGTCGCTGGCCGGCTGGGCTTTGCGCTGCGCACGCCCTACTCGGCCTCCAAGTATGGCGTCATCGGGCTGACCGAGACCTGGGCCATCGAACTGGGGCCTTGCAACATCCGCGTCAATGCCGTCCTGCCCGGCATCGTCGCGGGTGCGCGCCAGGAGCGCATCGTCGCCGCCAAGGCCACCGCCTACGGTATCGCACATGAAGAAATGCGCCAGCGGCTGCTGTCCAAGGTTTCGCTGCGCAAGATGGTCACCGCCGAGGATGTTGCCAACCAAGTCATCTTCATCTGCTCCCCCGCTGGGGCCAGCATCAGCGGGCGCAGCCTGTCGGTGTGCGGCAATGTCGAAGTCCTGGGTTGAGGAGAATGTCATGTCTGAAAAGATCGCCGTCATCGGCGCCGGCCTGATCGGCCGCGCCTGGGCCATCGTCTTTGCCCGCGCCGGTTTCGAGGTGGCGCTGTGGGATGCGGTGCCGCAAGCCCTGCAGGGCTGCCAGCAACTGCTGCGCGAGAACCTGGCCGACCTGGCTGCCCATGGACTCATCGCCGATCCGCCGCAGGCACTGCTGGATCGCATCCATCGCGCCGCCAGTCTGGAGCAAGCCTTGCAGGATGCCATCCTGGCGCAGGAAAACGTCAAGGAGACGGTAGAGGTCAAGCGCGAGATCTTTGCCGAGATGGATCGCCTGGCCGCTCCCGACACCATCCTCACCAGCTCCACCTCGTGGATTCCCACTTCGGCGTTTTCCGAGCACCTGCCCGGCCGCGCCCGCATCCTGGTGGCTCACCCGGTCAATCCGCCCTATCTGGTACCGCTGGTCGAGCTGGCCCCGGCACCCTGGACCGCGCCGGACACGGTGGCGCGCGCCAAGCAGATCTATGCCAGCGCCGGACAGTCGCCGGTGGTGTTGAACAAGGAAATCACGGGATTCCTGCTCAACCGCATCCAGGGTGCCGTCTTGAACGAGGCCCTCAATCTCTACGAAAACGGTTATGCCTCTGCCGAAGACATCGACAAGGTCTTCAAGCATGGCCTGGGCCTGCGCTGGTCCTTCATGGGGCCGTTCGAAACCATCGACCTGAATGCGCCCGCCGGCGTGCTCGACTATGCCCGACGCTACGGCCACACCTATGGCGAGGTAGCGCGCAGCCAGTTGCCCAACGCCTGGCAAGCGGCCACGCTGGACCAACTGGCGCAGGAAAGGCGCGCCGTCCTCCCGGTCGAGCAACTGGCCGAGCGCGCCCGCTGGCGCGACAACCGGCTCATGGGCCTGATCGCCCACCAACGCCAGCAGCCCAAGTAACACCCACCAGCTATCCCCTCTCAAAGGAGCACACAGCATGGCCCAGCCCCGCAAAGTCATCATCACCTGCGCCGTCACCGGCGCCATCCATACCCCCTCGATGTCGCCCTACCTGCCGGTGACACCCGAGCAGATCCGCGATGAAGCCCTGGCCGCCGCCGAGGCCGGCGCGGCCATCGTCCACCTGCACGCACGCGACCCGGACAACGGCAAGCCCACGCAAGACCCGGAACAGTTCCGCAAATTCCTGCCGCAGATCAAGGCCCGCTCCAACGTGGTGATCAACCTCACCACCGGCGGCGCCCCGACCATGGGCGTGGAAGAACGCCTGCAACCGGCCTTGCAGTTGCAGCCCGAGGTGGCCTCGCTGAACATGGGCTCGATGAACTTCGGCCTGTATGAAATGCTCAACCGCTTCAAGGACTTCAAGTACGATTGGGAACAGCCCTACCTGGCTGGCTCCGACGACCGCATCTTCCGCAACACCTTCAAGGACATCGCCTACATCCTGCAATCCTGCAGCGCCAACCAGACCCGCTTCGAGATCGAGTGCTACGACATCGGCCATCTCTACACCGCCGCCCATTTCATCGATCGCGGGCTGATCAAGCCACCCTTCCTGATCCAGTCGGTGTTCGGCCTGCGCGGCGGCATCGGCAATGACGTGGAAGACGTCATGCACATGAAGCGCACCGCTGACCGCCTGTTCGGTGCCGATTATTTCTGGTCGGTGCTGGGCGCCGGCCGTGGCCAGATCCCGATTGCCACCATGGCCGCTGCCATGGGCGGCCACACCCGCGTGGGGCTGGAGGATTCGCTGTGGGACGGTCCCGGCCAACTGGCCAGGAGCAATGCCGATCAGGTGCGCCGCATCCGCACCGTGATCGAGGCGCTCTCCTTGCAGGTGGCGAGCGCCGACGAGGCACGCGACATGTTGCAGCTCAAAGGCGGCCACAACGTCGGGTTCTGACCCACCGCCCCTGCTGCGCGCCGGAGTGCGGGCCACCGCCTCCGGTGTTTTCATTCATATCGCTGCAATGCTGCCATGGCAAGCTGCTTTGCCAACCGGTGTTCGGGCTGTTGATAGGCTACAATCCTTCATCTTCCGGCCTTCCGGCCAACACCCGACACATTGCAATGAAACAATATCAAGACCTCATCCAGGACGTACTAGAGAACGGCTCCTGGCAAGACAACCGCACCGGCATCCGCACCTTGAGCATTCCCGGCGCGATGATGCGCTTCGACCTGCAAAAGGGTTTCCCGGCGGTGACCACCAAGCGCCTGGCCTTCAAGTCGGTGGTGGGCGAGCTGTGCGGCTTCTTGCGCGCCACCCGCAGCGCGGCCGACTTCCGCGCCCTGGGCTGCAAGGTCTGGGACCAGAACGCCAACGAAAACGCCGACTGGCTGGCCAACCCTTTCCGTACCGGCAGCGATGACCTGGGTCCGGTGTATGGCGTGCAGTGGCGCCAGTGGCCAGCCTACAAGCTCATCGATACCGCCCAGAGCGCGCAGATCGAGGCCGCCCGCGCCAAGGGTTTTGCCCTCGTCT is a window from the Herbaspirillum rubrisubalbicans genome containing:
- a CDS encoding NADH:flavin oxidoreductase/NADH oxidase, which translates into the protein MSSQLFSPLTLRGLTLPNRIAVSPMCQYSATDGLANDWHLVHLGSRAVGGAGLVLAEATAVLPEGRISSADLGLWKDEHIAPLRRITRFIEQQGAVPGVQLAHAGRKASVLRPWVGPAASVPPADGGWVPQAPSALAFDTTYTQPTALTVQDIEGLVQAFAKAAQRALAAGFKVIELHGAHGYLGHQFLSPLSNKRDDQYGGSFENRIRFLLETVRATRAVWPDELPLLVRLSATDWAEGGWTPEETVALSIRLRELGVDLVDVSTGGNLPAAAIPVGPGYQTGFAAQVKAQAGIATGTVGMITDAIQAEHVLRTGQADLVLLARELLRDPYWPMHAAQQLRHEMAWPPQYVRAASSKTPLRPEVDYGASQT
- a CDS encoding DedA family protein; amino-acid sequence: MDILLFLVDFIVHIDRHLAELAVSYGPWLFLILFLIIFCETGLVVTPILPGDSLLFVTGALAATGAYDIHLMVLTLIVAAILGDSTNYQIGKMLGIKVFDKPNSRIFKKQYLEKTHAFFEKHGGKAIIIARFAPIVRTFAPFVAGVGAMTYPRFFFYNVIGGIAWVASFSYAGYFFGNLPVVKQNLSLLIVAIVIVSILPGIIEYIRHKRRPG
- a CDS encoding GntR family transcriptional regulator, which gives rise to MDPTLIADLSTVRKIQHATLSERVYQDLCELIQAGQVRPGQKLTLKGLSDALGTSPMPVREAVRQLAAEGALEILPNRAMRVPLMTKGKFRELLKIRLALEGLAAEHAARHIDAAALEEVARLHEDLSVEMKRKKPNVDLVIRLNKQLHFAAYQGSGMPTLVDLIAGLWLQVGPVINLDLRAGSRRLAEAPALVHHARLLEGLREGSPKKARAGLEGDLLSAAEMILAGDGLPE
- a CDS encoding ABC transporter substrate-binding protein, with amino-acid sequence MQQDPRTSGKITTSPTDPTDPTHPRSARRRRLLSAAAGAAVLGFPAIVRAQSDKIIIGHLTPRTGFLGPMGEYAVMSINLAVEEQNKAGGLLGRQLTLLSEDSVNPPTASTKAQRLLERDGAALLIGEISSASALGIAQVAQRNKKLFMNTGCNSDELRGKSCNKFMFHIEAANSTYVKACGQQLLHNGLIKGKKLYALTADYAFGHDLLRTAKTFVAANGGTIANDELVPTDATDFSPYLLKIRQAKPDLVISNLAGNQITNFIKQYAEFGLPFPIAGFGFDTVAAWGAGADNFAGTWPTTWHHDVDAPSAKAFVSAFVKKYGKPPENQAWGEYVGFRSIAQAIAETKSLDTMKLIEYFEKGAQIDILKGRKGYYRDWDHQLMQEMYTLSPKPKGRAKDQWDFLQLGVPVPGPNLPLESIAPTPQENACKFT
- a CDS encoding branched-chain amino acid ABC transporter permease — translated: MQIVFLLEQILNGLLVGGYYLLIALGLSLIFSLGGIVNLAHGAFYAIGAYLAVEITRHLGFAGAVVLSPLLVALLGILFERFLLRRFYSADPILGLLLTFGLSMVAEQAIRILWGASPLPASIPPAFKGQLMVGDFMYSRYRLLMLAIVLAALTLIWLLLNKTSFGRVVRAGVQKPDMVAVLGIGLQPYMTAIVMLGVGLAALAGVLFAPISGVQPAMGAEIMTAAFVVVVIGGLGSFWGVVLAAVLVGVVRGITIQFYAPAGEASMYLLMLLVLIFRPRGLLGERIERFE
- a CDS encoding branched-chain amino acid ABC transporter ATP-binding protein/permease, producing MNPLHKTSQPLWIGAAALIATPLLLPLLGLTTTSATDVVIYAIAAMGLNLLVGYTGLTSFGHGAWFGVGAYAAALSQTHWFPGQIVMPLLFTLAFIAMAALLVGFLILRRRGVYFSLLTLALSALTFAVAFRWTDFTGGESGLGGIVRPVVAGIDLDRPIPYQVLVSLIALAVLFCLHRLIRSPFGHTIVAIRENEQRARFQGYATIVYKLHMFVISATVTGLAGGLLAFHHRFVSAEPTSVAFSGELLAMVVIGGMRSFLGPALGALFYILFRECLSIWTENWLLWFGLAFVGFILFSPTGLVGIWRQLQRRLRPPAEVGAAMSARQIIDGLPLPEFLQPPPRPGVVLEAKDIEIRFGGIQAVSNAQIALHAGEIHALIGPNGAGKTTTFNLISGMFAPHGGSVLLNGEPIHGLPPSDICQRGLTRSFQITNLFKGLSIYENLRLSLQARHPGRYNMWRDIDSYPEIHAETDALMRFLGLKGIDDIQGGALSYGGQRLVDLGIALGSKPQVLLMDEPLAGLAAAERERVSRLVQIIAANIPVLIVEHDIDRVLGFSHQVTVMNQGSVLMTGTPEQARADQRVQEIYTGHGTPPVTGRSQADSGERPRLLAFEQVNAFYGKSHILNDASLDVRQGEIVALLGRNGAGKSTLLKTLTGLLKPASGAIHYQGRDIAGLAAPEIARLGIGYVPQGRGLFAGMTVAENLALGRLARKTDGSDGVAWSEEQILHYFPRLKERLHTHADFLSGGEQQMVAVARALSGNVKLLLLDEPFEGLAPAVVQELFKVFDQLRREISIVIVEHNLDLVLALADRVFALERGAVFHTGPAQPLLTDLAYRKQILWL
- a CDS encoding SDR family oxidoreductase; its protein translation is MDLNLKDQKVIVTAGAQGIGLAITAAFVEAGAHVHICDISEDFLASARERFGTAPVSYSRTDVSRASEVDAMFAELAQRWDGRLDVLVNNAGIAGPTLPVEEVDLSGWDQTIAVNLTGPFLCTRRAVPMLKNNGGGAIVNISSVAGRLGFALRTPYSASKYGVIGLTETWAIELGPCNIRVNAVLPGIVAGARQERIVAAKATAYGIAHEEMRQRLLSKVSLRKMVTAEDVANQVIFICSPAGASISGRSLSVCGNVEVLG
- a CDS encoding 3-hydroxyacyl-CoA dehydrogenase produces the protein MSEKIAVIGAGLIGRAWAIVFARAGFEVALWDAVPQALQGCQQLLRENLADLAAHGLIADPPQALLDRIHRAASLEQALQDAILAQENVKETVEVKREIFAEMDRLAAPDTILTSSTSWIPTSAFSEHLPGRARILVAHPVNPPYLVPLVELAPAPWTAPDTVARAKQIYASAGQSPVVLNKEITGFLLNRIQGAVLNEALNLYENGYASAEDIDKVFKHGLGLRWSFMGPFETIDLNAPAGVLDYARRYGHTYGEVARSQLPNAWQAATLDQLAQERRAVLPVEQLAERARWRDNRLMGLIAHQRQQPK
- a CDS encoding 3-keto-5-aminohexanoate cleavage protein — protein: MAQPRKVIITCAVTGAIHTPSMSPYLPVTPEQIRDEALAAAEAGAAIVHLHARDPDNGKPTQDPEQFRKFLPQIKARSNVVINLTTGGAPTMGVEERLQPALQLQPEVASLNMGSMNFGLYEMLNRFKDFKYDWEQPYLAGSDDRIFRNTFKDIAYILQSCSANQTRFEIECYDIGHLYTAAHFIDRGLIKPPFLIQSVFGLRGGIGNDVEDVMHMKRTADRLFGADYFWSVLGAGRGQIPIATMAAAMGGHTRVGLEDSLWDGPGQLARSNADQVRRIRTVIEALSLQVASADEARDMLQLKGGHNVGF